From Nocardia sp. XZ_19_385, the proteins below share one genomic window:
- a CDS encoding cytochrome ubiquinol oxidase subunit I: MNVVDVARWQFGITTVYHFIFVPLTIGLAPLIAGMQTAWVITGKEHWKRLTKFFGKLFLINFALGVATGIVQEFQFGMGWSEYSRFVGDVFGAPLAMEALVAFFLESTFIGLWIFGWDRLPKKVHLACIWLVAIGVNASAYFIIAANSFMQHPVGARFNPETGRAELTSIWEVITNVTTLAAFPHVIAGALLTSATFMAGIAGWWMVRTMRKGDPAGIEDARIMWRPAARVGLWLIPVSCIALIYTGDVQGKLMFEQQPMKMASAESLCHTETDPEFSVLTVGTHNNCDSVEHLIEVPYVLPWLAEGKFSGVTLDGVKDLQASYNEMYGPGDYRPNLFVTYWTFRAMITWMAGSILLALVGFWLTRRGRVPDQKWFGWLSLLAIATPFLGNSAGWIFTEMGRQPWVVAPNPTGDPNIRMTVQQGVSGVSAGTILTSLIVFTLLYGLLAIAWFYLQRRYVMAGPEPAATESDNPELTGESVDKLSFAY; this comes from the coding sequence ATGAACGTCGTCGACGTCGCGCGTTGGCAGTTCGGAATCACCACCGTTTATCACTTCATCTTCGTGCCGCTCACGATCGGCTTGGCGCCGCTCATCGCCGGCATGCAGACGGCCTGGGTGATCACGGGCAAGGAGCACTGGAAACGTCTCACCAAGTTCTTCGGCAAGCTGTTCCTGATCAACTTCGCGCTCGGTGTCGCCACCGGCATCGTGCAGGAATTCCAATTCGGCATGGGCTGGAGCGAATACTCCCGCTTCGTCGGCGACGTCTTCGGCGCACCGCTGGCGATGGAGGCGCTGGTCGCCTTCTTCCTGGAGTCGACCTTCATCGGTCTGTGGATCTTCGGCTGGGACCGGCTGCCGAAAAAGGTGCACCTGGCGTGCATCTGGCTGGTTGCCATCGGCGTCAACGCCTCCGCGTACTTCATCATCGCGGCCAACTCGTTCATGCAGCATCCGGTCGGCGCGCGCTTCAACCCCGAGACCGGACGCGCTGAACTGACCAGCATTTGGGAAGTCATCACGAATGTGACGACGTTGGCAGCCTTCCCGCACGTGATCGCCGGGGCCCTGCTCACCTCGGCCACTTTCATGGCGGGTATCGCCGGTTGGTGGATGGTCCGGACGATGCGCAAGGGCGATCCGGCGGGTATCGAAGACGCGCGCATCATGTGGCGACCGGCCGCACGCGTGGGCCTGTGGCTCATCCCGGTCTCCTGCATCGCGCTCATCTACACCGGCGACGTGCAGGGCAAGCTGATGTTCGAGCAGCAGCCCATGAAGATGGCGTCGGCGGAATCGCTGTGCCACACCGAAACCGATCCCGAATTCTCCGTCCTCACCGTCGGCACCCACAATAACTGCGACAGCGTCGAACACCTCATCGAGGTGCCCTACGTGCTGCCGTGGCTGGCCGAGGGCAAGTTCAGCGGCGTAACCCTCGACGGCGTCAAAGATCTCCAGGCGTCCTACAACGAGATGTACGGCCCCGGTGACTACCGGCCCAACCTGTTCGTCACCTACTGGACCTTCCGGGCCATGATCACCTGGATGGCGGGTTCGATCCTGCTGGCGCTGGTCGGCTTCTGGTTGACCCGGCGCGGGCGGGTGCCGGACCAGAAATGGTTCGGATGGCTGTCGCTGCTGGCCATCGCCACGCCGTTCCTGGGCAACAGCGCCGGTTGGATCTTCACCGAGATGGGCCGGCAACCGTGGGTGGTCGCACCCAACCCGACCGGTGACCCGAACATTCGAATGACAGTGCAGCAGGGCGTATCCGGAGTATCCGCGGGCACCATCCTGACCTCGCTCATCGTCTTCACGCTGCTGTACGGCCTGCTCGCGATCGCCTGGTTCTACCTGCAGCGGCGCTATGTGATGGCCGGGCCGGAACCCGCGGCCACCGAATCCGACAACCCGGAGCTGACCGGCGAATCCGTCGACAAGCTTTCCTTCGCCTACTAG
- the cydB gene encoding cytochrome d ubiquinol oxidase subunit II, with the protein MSLQVFWFLLVAVLFIGYFVLEGFDYGVGMLMPIIGRKSEVKRRVVLNSIGPVWDGNEVWLITAGGAMFAAFPEWYASLFSGFYLALLLILVGLITRACAIEWRSKINDDKWRRWCDVGIGLGSWIPAIAWGLAFANIVRGVQLNEKRQIEGNLIDLLNPYALLGGLTTLLLFLLHGAIFLRLKTGGEVRDDAQAVARKLFIPTAVVVAAFGIWTQLAYGHGWTWIPLALAVIGLVVAGLAYTRGRDGWAFTGTALTILSAGALLFGSLFPDVLPSNIDPAFSLSVDGRDGTVSASSTHYTLVVMSWVAGVMVPVVLVYQAWTYWVFRARLTMDHIPNPIGLLPEKARN; encoded by the coding sequence ATGAGTCTGCAAGTGTTCTGGTTTCTGCTGGTCGCCGTGCTCTTCATCGGCTACTTCGTGTTGGAGGGCTTCGACTACGGCGTCGGGATGCTGATGCCCATCATCGGGCGCAAGTCCGAGGTGAAGCGGCGCGTGGTGCTCAACAGCATCGGGCCGGTGTGGGACGGCAACGAAGTGTGGCTGATCACGGCGGGCGGCGCCATGTTCGCCGCCTTCCCGGAGTGGTACGCGAGCCTGTTCTCCGGCTTCTACCTCGCGCTGCTGCTGATCCTCGTCGGACTGATCACCCGAGCCTGCGCTATCGAATGGCGCAGCAAGATCAACGACGACAAGTGGCGGCGCTGGTGCGACGTCGGTATCGGGCTGGGCTCCTGGATCCCGGCTATCGCTTGGGGTTTGGCGTTCGCCAATATCGTGCGCGGGGTGCAACTCAACGAGAAGCGGCAGATCGAAGGCAACCTGATCGATCTGCTCAACCCCTACGCGCTGCTCGGCGGTCTCACCACGCTGTTGCTGTTCCTGTTGCACGGCGCGATCTTCCTCCGCCTCAAGACCGGCGGCGAGGTGCGCGACGACGCCCAGGCTGTGGCGCGGAAGCTTTTCATTCCGACCGCGGTCGTGGTGGCGGCGTTCGGTATCTGGACCCAGCTGGCCTACGGGCATGGCTGGACCTGGATCCCGTTGGCGCTGGCCGTGATCGGGCTCGTGGTGGCCGGGCTGGCCTACACCCGGGGCCGGGACGGCTGGGCTTTCACCGGAACCGCGCTCACCATCCTGTCGGCCGGTGCACTGCTGTTCGGCTCGCTGTTCCCCGACGTGCTGCCCTCGAACATCGACCCGGCCTTCAGCCTCTCCGTGGACGGTCGCGACGGCACGGTCAGCGCCTCGTCCACGCACTACACGCTGGTGGTGATGAGCTGGGTGGCGGGAGTCATGGTGCCGGTGGTGCTCGTCTACCAGGCATGGACCTACTGGGTGTTCCGCGCGCGGCTCACCATGGACCACATTCCGAACCCGATCGGACTGCTCCCGGAGAAGGCACGGAACTGA
- the cydD gene encoding thiol reductant ABC exporter subunit CydD encodes MARPVDPRLWRHAHSARRYLVLSVALSLAVTICIVTAALALARVLAGVITDPSRREIGSWTTELVILAIAVGCRAAATWWQSRLAHRAGAQVVAELETAVVAAGAQLPPRELETRRTELAVVAASGLSGLRAYLAGYLPALLLSMLVPPIVLAVIAFHDLISGGIVLVTLPLIPIFMILIGLLTQGKAQDTLTATTRLSDQLLDLFAGMPTLRALGRESGPDAHPDSSRTSMAGRVRNLGDALHKRTMSALRIAFLSSMVLEMLATLSVALIAVSIGMRLVFGNMGLYAGLVALILAPEVYLPLRMVGERFHAAQDGIAAADKAFAVLDPSSPQTPKTSSPHASVPSSPQASASSSQQIPASSSQHEPSLSSGSAFGWDAAVPPESRPNMRRGDGAGRVEVRNLGVRARDGMAPSGLSAVFRPGAITVLAGPNGSGKSTAVQAILGLITPDSGSVTVDGTDVRELDPDWWWSQVAWLPQRPVLVPGTLRDNLKLLGAPAGPDQVDAACAATGFDAVLNSLPDRWETTVGNGGTGLSLGQRQRLALTRTLAAPRQVLLLDEPTAHLDDTSETTVLAALAARARAGATVVIVGHRPSVLAIGDHVVRVRAATSIADFDPEKVAAGDRVGTAEVVV; translated from the coding sequence ATGGCTCGACCGGTCGACCCGCGCCTGTGGCGGCACGCCCACTCGGCACGCAGGTATCTCGTTCTGAGCGTGGCGTTGTCGCTGGCGGTCACGATCTGCATCGTGACCGCGGCCCTGGCCCTGGCGCGGGTGCTGGCCGGTGTGATCACCGACCCGTCCCGGCGTGAGATCGGCTCGTGGACAACCGAACTGGTCATCCTCGCGATCGCCGTGGGGTGCCGGGCCGCCGCCACCTGGTGGCAATCCCGGCTGGCGCACCGCGCCGGAGCGCAGGTGGTGGCGGAGCTGGAGACGGCCGTGGTGGCCGCCGGAGCCCAGCTCCCGCCGCGTGAATTGGAGACGCGGCGAACGGAATTGGCGGTCGTGGCGGCCTCCGGACTGAGCGGCCTGCGCGCCTACCTCGCCGGATACCTGCCCGCCCTGCTGCTTTCGATGCTGGTGCCGCCGATCGTCTTGGCTGTCATCGCCTTTCACGATCTGATCTCCGGCGGCATCGTCCTGGTGACCCTGCCGCTCATCCCGATCTTCATGATCCTGATCGGGCTGCTCACCCAGGGCAAGGCCCAGGACACCCTGACGGCCACCACCCGGCTGTCGGATCAACTCCTGGACCTCTTCGCGGGCATGCCGACCCTGCGCGCCCTCGGCCGCGAGAGCGGCCCCGATGCGCACCCGGACTCGTCACGCACCAGCATGGCGGGCCGCGTCCGCAACCTCGGCGACGCACTGCACAAGCGCACCATGTCGGCCCTGCGCATCGCCTTCCTGTCCTCGATGGTGCTGGAAATGCTCGCCACCCTGTCCGTCGCCCTGATCGCCGTATCCATCGGCATGCGACTGGTTTTCGGCAACATGGGCCTGTACGCGGGCCTGGTCGCGCTGATCCTCGCGCCGGAGGTCTACCTGCCACTGCGCATGGTGGGGGAGCGATTCCACGCCGCACAAGACGGAATAGCCGCCGCCGACAAGGCATTCGCGGTATTGGACCCGTCGTCCCCGCAGACACCCAAAACGTCGTCTCCGCACGCATCCGTCCCGTCGTCCCCGCAGGCGTCTGCCTCGTCGTCGCAGCAGATACCCGCCTCGTCGTCGCAGCATGAACCCTCCCTGTCGTCCGGGAGTGCTTTTGGCTGGGACGCAGCAGTACCGCCTGAGTCGCGGCCGAATATGCGACGGGGCGACGGGGCTGGCCGCGTCGAAGTTCGAAACCTCGGCGTACGGGCTCGCGACGGCATGGCCCCGTCGGGCCTGTCGGCGGTGTTCCGCCCAGGCGCGATCACTGTGCTCGCCGGCCCGAACGGCAGCGGGAAATCGACTGCGGTGCAGGCGATCCTGGGCTTGATCACGCCGGACAGCGGTTCGGTGACTGTCGACGGCACCGATGTCCGCGAACTCGATCCCGACTGGTGGTGGTCGCAAGTAGCGTGGCTGCCACAGCGCCCGGTCCTGGTGCCCGGCACCCTGCGCGACAACCTCAAGCTCCTCGGCGCACCGGCCGGCCCGGACCAGGTGGACGCAGCCTGCGCCGCAACCGGATTCGACGCCGTCCTCAACAGCCTGCCCGACCGCTGGGAGACCACCGTCGGAAACGGTGGCACCGGCCTGTCTCTGGGCCAACGTCAACGCCTCGCCCTCACCAGAACTCTCGCCGCACCCCGCCAGGTGCTGCTGCTCGACGAGCCCACCGCCCACCTCGACGACACCAGCGAGACAACAGTTCTCGCCGCCCTGGCAGCCCGCGCCCGCGCCGGTGCCACCGTGGTAATCGTCGGCCACCGCCCGAGCGTGCTCGCGATCGGCGATCACGTCGTTCGCGTGCGGGCCGCTACGTCGATCGCGGATTTCGATCCTGAGAAGGTCGCCGCAGGGGACCGGGTGGGCACAGCCGAGGTGGTGGTGTGA
- a CDS encoding ATP-binding cassette domain-containing protein — translation MKALFADFRRIRELLELSRWRMAVSIGWGTLALGSGLGLAALAAWLIARAWQMPPVLDLTIAVVTVRALGISRGLCRYLERLATHDMALRAMNTARTTTYRALAAADIWRPRRSSAVGATVGATAVAGSEGVVRKGDSSDLRRGELLGRVLGDIDDLGAVVVRAFVPIAVAVILGLFGVGLLLPISVPAALILAAALAVAGIVAPWLSARAAREAELAVRTDRTEFTAASLTVLDHAPELRVAGRLDAALAAASAAGQRAVAAEDRAASRSAWAAAAIPLSIGVTVLGALLIGIVLYGTGSGAPTAGFQTIAPGGISPMALTVLVLVPLSAFEAVGVLPAAAQALTNGRAALRRITQFENGESAVPRMDLPELPEGRRIAVVGPSGSGKTTLLMHWAGLFDTPRPGVTFFAEDAHLFGTTVLENLRVARGDVTEAEAEKALRAVGLGDWLESLPDGLHTDLIGGAAAVSGGQRRRILLARALISPAQALLLDEPTEHVEAEAGEQLLRDLLDPASGLVEPERTVVVVTHQLPGEHEADAVVHVDAAGQVRVISGTSVAGTAL, via the coding sequence ATGAAGGCCTTGTTTGCCGACTTTCGCCGGATTCGGGAACTGCTGGAGCTGTCGCGGTGGCGGATGGCTGTGTCTATCGGCTGGGGGACGCTGGCGCTCGGTAGTGGGCTGGGGTTGGCGGCGCTGGCTGCCTGGCTGATCGCGCGGGCGTGGCAGATGCCGCCGGTGCTGGATTTGACCATTGCTGTCGTAACCGTTCGCGCGCTCGGCATTTCGCGCGGGCTCTGTCGGTATCTGGAACGACTCGCCACCCATGATATGGCGCTGCGGGCCATGAATACCGCTCGCACGACTACGTATCGAGCGTTGGCGGCAGCTGATATTTGGCGGCCGCGGCGTAGTTCGGCTGTGGGCGCGACCGTCGGTGCGACCGCGGTGGCCGGTTCGGAAGGCGTTGTGCGGAAGGGCGATTCGTCTGATCTGCGCCGGGGCGAGCTACTCGGCCGGGTGCTGGGGGACATCGACGATCTCGGGGCGGTGGTGGTGCGGGCGTTCGTGCCCATCGCCGTGGCGGTGATTCTCGGACTCTTCGGGGTCGGTTTGCTGCTGCCGATATCGGTGCCTGCCGCGCTGATCCTCGCGGCGGCGCTGGCGGTGGCGGGCATTGTCGCGCCGTGGCTTTCGGCTCGGGCGGCGCGGGAGGCCGAGCTGGCGGTGCGCACCGACCGGACAGAGTTCACGGCCGCGTCGCTCACCGTGCTGGATCACGCGCCGGAACTGCGCGTCGCCGGGCGACTGGACGCGGCGCTGGCAGCCGCCTCCGCCGCCGGGCAGCGGGCGGTGGCGGCGGAGGATCGGGCCGCCTCGCGCAGTGCGTGGGCGGCCGCGGCGATCCCGCTGTCCATCGGCGTGACCGTCCTCGGCGCGCTACTCATCGGAATCGTGCTGTACGGCACGGGTTCCGGCGCACCCACGGCCGGTTTCCAGACCATCGCGCCCGGCGGCATCTCGCCCATGGCGTTGACCGTGCTCGTGCTGGTGCCGCTATCGGCTTTCGAAGCCGTCGGCGTCCTCCCGGCCGCAGCGCAGGCACTCACCAATGGGCGTGCGGCGCTGCGCCGGATCACCCAGTTCGAGAACGGCGAATCCGCCGTGCCGCGAATGGACCTGCCGGAGCTGCCGGAGGGTCGTCGCATCGCGGTAGTCGGACCCAGCGGTTCGGGCAAGACCACCTTGCTGATGCACTGGGCGGGCTTGTTCGACACCCCGCGGCCCGGGGTCACGTTCTTCGCCGAGGACGCCCATCTCTTCGGCACCACTGTCCTGGAGAACCTGCGCGTCGCCCGCGGCGATGTCACGGAAGCGGAAGCCGAGAAGGCCCTGCGCGCAGTCGGTCTGGGTGACTGGCTGGAGTCACTGCCCGACGGCCTGCACACCGACCTGATCGGTGGCGCGGCCGCGGTCTCCGGCGGTCAGCGCCGCCGCATCCTGCTGGCCCGCGCCCTGATCTCCCCGGCCCAGGCGTTGCTCCTGGACGAACCCACCGAGCACGTGGAAGCCGAAGCGGGCGAACAACTCCTGCGCGATCTCCTCGACCCCGCCTCCGGCCTGGTCGAACCCGAACGCACGGTTGTCGTTGTCACCCACCAACTCCCGGGGGAGCACGAGGCCGACGCCGTCGTCCACGTCGACGCCGCCGGGCAGGTTCGCGTAATCAGCGGTACTTCAGTAGCTGGAACAGCCCTTTAG
- a CDS encoding FABP family protein, with protein sequence MSDLASEGSEPAERASEHMNENGQPAAAGDDVVETRRSGDQAVAEAAERAKSTAGRNIPILPDLPLPEDTANLRLGPDLSSSMLALLPMVGVWRGEGEGNSAERGDYRFGQQIIVAHDGGDYLSWESRSWVLDSEGAYSGPDLRESGFWRVGTDGDDEVIELLLSHSSGIVELFYGTALTQSSWELATDVVIRSQSGIVVGGAKRLYGIVEGGDLAYVEERVVADGPLEPRLSARLQRYIG encoded by the coding sequence ATGAGTGATCTCGCGAGCGAAGGTTCCGAACCGGCCGAGCGAGCGAGCGAGCATATGAACGAAAACGGTCAGCCCGCCGCGGCGGGTGATGACGTAGTAGAAACACGCCGCAGTGGCGATCAAGCGGTCGCCGAGGCGGCCGAGCGCGCCAAGTCCACGGCCGGCCGCAACATCCCGATCCTGCCGGATCTGCCGCTGCCCGAGGACACCGCGAACCTGCGCCTGGGTCCCGACCTGAGCTCCTCCATGCTGGCGCTGCTGCCCATGGTCGGCGTGTGGCGTGGTGAGGGCGAAGGCAACTCCGCCGAACGCGGCGACTATCGCTTCGGTCAGCAGATCATCGTCGCCCACGACGGCGGCGACTACCTGTCCTGGGAATCCCGCTCCTGGGTGCTCGACTCCGAAGGCGCCTACAGCGGTCCGGACCTGCGCGAGAGCGGTTTCTGGCGGGTCGGCACCGATGGCGACGACGAGGTCATCGAACTGCTCCTGTCCCATTCCAGCGGCATCGTGGAGCTCTTCTACGGCACGGCGCTGACCCAGTCTTCCTGGGAGCTGGCCACCGATGTGGTGATCCGCTCGCAGTCCGGCATTGTCGTCGGGGGCGCCAAACGCCTGTACGGCATCGTCGAAGGTGGCGACCTGGCTTACGTCGAGGAGCGCGTCGTGGCCGACGGTCCGCTCGAGCCGCGCCTGTCGGCTCGTCTTCAGCGCTACATCGGCTGA
- a CDS encoding DUF1416 domain-containing protein — protein MCAAPTQGQAIPAGVDVEKETVITGRVLSTDGQPVGGAFVRLLDGNGDFTAEVVASGTGDFRFFAAPGAWTVRALSSAGNGSAEVRPEGTGIHEVEVAVAR, from the coding sequence ATGTGTGCAGCACCTACCCAGGGTCAGGCCATTCCCGCGGGCGTCGATGTGGAGAAGGAAACGGTCATCACCGGCCGCGTTCTGAGCACCGACGGCCAGCCGGTGGGCGGCGCGTTCGTGCGCCTGCTCGACGGCAACGGTGACTTCACCGCCGAGGTCGTTGCCTCGGGCACCGGTGATTTCCGGTTCTTCGCGGCTCCGGGCGCGTGGACCGTGCGGGCGCTTTCCTCGGCCGGTAACGGCTCTGCCGAGGTCCGCCCCGAGGGCACCGGCATCCACGAGGTGGAAGTCGCCGTCGCGCGCTAG
- a CDS encoding sulfurtransferase, which translates to MARSDVLVSVDWAEENLNTPGVVFVEVDEDTSAYDGGHIEGAVRLDWKNDLQDQVRRDFVNQEQFSDLLSTRGIANDDTVVLYGGNNNWFAAYAYWYFKLYGHNDVKLLDGGRKKWELDGRPLSRDAVNRPVTTYKAAAPDITIRAFRDEVIAAIGTKNLVDVRSPDEFSGKILAPAHLPQEQSQRPGHIPGAINVPWSKAANEDGTFKSDSDLAELYKEAGLDGEKETIAYCRIGERSSHTWFVLQELLGHSNVKNYDGSWTEYGSLVGAPIELGA; encoded by the coding sequence ATGGCTCGCTCCGATGTCCTGGTCTCCGTTGACTGGGCCGAAGAGAACCTCAACACCCCCGGCGTCGTTTTCGTCGAGGTCGACGAGGACACCTCCGCTTACGACGGTGGCCACATCGAGGGCGCCGTGCGCCTCGACTGGAAGAACGACCTGCAGGACCAGGTTCGCCGCGATTTCGTGAACCAGGAGCAGTTCTCCGATCTGCTCTCCACCCGCGGCATCGCCAACGACGACACGGTCGTGCTCTACGGCGGCAACAACAACTGGTTCGCGGCCTACGCCTACTGGTACTTCAAGCTCTACGGCCACAACGACGTCAAGCTGCTCGACGGCGGCCGCAAGAAGTGGGAGCTCGACGGTCGTCCGCTCTCGCGCGACGCAGTCAACCGCCCGGTCACCACCTACAAGGCCGCCGCGCCCGACATCACGATCCGCGCCTTCCGTGACGAGGTCATCGCGGCCATCGGCACCAAGAACCTGGTCGACGTGCGCAGCCCCGACGAGTTCTCCGGCAAGATCCTGGCGCCCGCGCACCTGCCGCAGGAGCAGAGCCAGCGTCCCGGCCACATCCCCGGCGCCATCAACGTGCCGTGGAGCAAGGCCGCGAACGAGGACGGCACCTTCAAGTCCGACTCCGACCTCGCCGAGCTGTACAAGGAAGCGGGCCTGGACGGCGAGAAGGAAACCATCGCCTACTGCCGGATCGGCGAGCGTTCCTCGCACACCTGGTTCGTGCTGCAGGAGCTGCTCGGCCACAGCAATGTCAAGAACTACGACGGGAGCTGGACCGAGTACGGCTCCCTCGTCGGTGCACCGATCGAGTTGGGAGCGTAA
- a CDS encoding DUF4395 domain-containing protein has protein sequence MPFDTRTAIPPDSVDVRGPRFAAWITSAVLVLVLVLAVVSPAAAAVLIALQAVVFALGALNGPRRSPYGRIYAAVIAPRNGPVTETEPVAPLRFAQLLGLVFSAVSLLGFLAGSTAVGGVFAGFALFAAFLNAAFGICLGCQIYPLAARLRRTTPSPAPN, from the coding sequence ATGCCTTTCGACACCCGTACAGCCATACCTCCCGACAGCGTCGACGTCCGTGGCCCGCGTTTCGCGGCCTGGATCACCAGCGCCGTGCTCGTGCTGGTCCTGGTTCTCGCTGTCGTCTCCCCCGCCGCTGCCGCGGTATTGATCGCACTGCAGGCAGTCGTGTTCGCGCTCGGCGCTTTGAACGGCCCGCGGCGCTCCCCCTACGGCCGGATCTACGCGGCGGTCATCGCGCCCCGCAACGGTCCGGTAACCGAAACCGAACCCGTGGCTCCGCTGCGGTTCGCGCAATTGCTCGGCCTGGTCTTCAGTGCCGTCAGCCTGCTGGGATTCCTGGCCGGCTCCACCGCGGTCGGCGGGGTGTTCGCCGGCTTCGCCCTGTTCGCCGCGTTCTTGAACGCGGCGTTCGGGATCTGCCTGGGCTGCCAGATCTACCCCTTGGCCGCCCGTCTCCGCCGGACCACCCCGTCCCCGGCACCGAACTGA
- a CDS encoding thioredoxin family protein: MTEITILIVVLLAAIVVGVLWRRREGKVRDTAAPAADTPTRAELLSATGFTGSGPLVLHFSADWCGPCVAVRRVVATVAGELAETARPPQDIEVDIDAEPVLARELNVLSLPTTFLFDAEGKERFRISGVPKAADLRTALAPLTV, from the coding sequence ATGACCGAAATCACAATTCTGATCGTCGTACTCCTGGCCGCGATAGTGGTCGGAGTGTTGTGGCGGCGCCGCGAAGGCAAGGTGCGCGACACCGCGGCGCCCGCCGCGGATACCCCGACGCGCGCGGAGTTGCTCTCCGCCACCGGCTTTACCGGCTCGGGTCCGCTGGTGCTGCACTTCTCGGCCGACTGGTGCGGACCATGCGTGGCGGTGCGGCGGGTAGTCGCCACGGTCGCAGGGGAATTGGCCGAGACGGCCCGGCCGCCGCAGGACATCGAGGTCGATATCGACGCCGAACCGGTGCTGGCGCGGGAGTTGAACGTGCTGTCGCTACCGACCACATTCCTCTTCGACGCCGAGGGCAAGGAGCGCTTCCGCATCTCCGGCGTACCCAAGGCCGCGGACCTGCGCACCGCCCTGGCTCCGCTGACCGTTTGA
- a CDS encoding LmeA family phospholipid-binding protein, whose protein sequence is MRKLIIGLLVLAGLAVVVDFTAAAYSEYRVSRALRAGADLTADPEVTIHGFPFLGQALDGEYENVDIRARYMRPDIPGEISVEANLRDARLPFRDLADGNVRNVPVSRVTALMRVEPVELGRLFKIPDLQVHSRPADKSDGTGGSGGTGMTTAGALVLTGTLPTSFNLTDVYGKPLGGQNVKVKADLLLDGDQVKILATGFYVEKSSDPNPAARIPETGQAVVLERFTHTINTKELPFGLEPKRVYALGGQIVVEGEAENVVLDLDRLQQP, encoded by the coding sequence ATGCGCAAGCTGATCATCGGGTTGCTGGTACTCGCCGGGCTGGCCGTGGTTGTCGACTTCACGGCCGCCGCCTATTCGGAGTACCGCGTGTCCCGCGCGCTGCGCGCCGGCGCCGACCTCACCGCCGATCCGGAGGTGACGATCCACGGCTTCCCGTTCCTCGGCCAAGCCCTCGACGGCGAGTACGAGAACGTGGACATCCGGGCGCGCTACATGCGGCCCGATATTCCCGGTGAGATCTCGGTCGAGGCGAACCTGCGCGACGCGCGCCTGCCGTTCCGGGATCTGGCCGACGGCAATGTGCGCAACGTCCCGGTGAGCCGGGTCACCGCGTTGATGCGGGTGGAGCCGGTCGAGCTCGGCCGGCTCTTCAAAATCCCTGACCTGCAAGTTCATTCGCGCCCGGCGGATAAATCCGACGGCACCGGCGGGTCCGGCGGAACGGGGATGACCACGGCGGGCGCGCTGGTGCTCACCGGCACGCTGCCGACGAGTTTCAACCTCACCGATGTGTACGGCAAGCCGCTCGGCGGCCAGAACGTGAAGGTGAAGGCCGACCTCTTGCTCGACGGCGATCAGGTGAAGATCCTCGCCACCGGTTTCTATGTCGAGAAGAGCTCCGACCCGAACCCGGCCGCGCGCATCCCGGAGACCGGCCAGGCGGTGGTGCTGGAACGTTTCACCCACACCATCAACACCAAGGAACTGCCCTTCGGTCTGGAGCCGAAGCGGGTGTACGCGCTCGGCGGGCAGATCGTGGTCGAGGGTGAAGCCGAGAACGTCGTCCTCGATCTGGATCGGTTGCAGCAGCCATGA
- a CDS encoding response regulator transcription factor, producing the protein MELLLLTSDPNPESVLPSLALLAHNVRPAPTEVASLLEAGTADVALVDARTDLAAARGLCRLLGSTGSSVPVVAVLTEGGLVAVNADWGLDDILLPGTGPAELDARLRLLVGRNGGVASPENTGKITLGELVIDEGTYTARLRGRPLDLTYKEFELLKYLAQHAGRVFTRAQLLQEVWGYDFFGGTRTVDVHVRRLRAKLGSEYESLIGTVRNVGYKAVRPSRAASKGEQVFPDEDIDGDDAPLSPVKNSFP; encoded by the coding sequence GTGGAGCTGCTCCTGCTGACCTCCGACCCCAACCCCGAGTCGGTCCTGCCCTCCTTGGCGCTGCTTGCGCACAATGTGCGGCCGGCACCGACCGAGGTGGCGTCACTACTGGAGGCGGGCACGGCCGATGTCGCGCTCGTCGACGCGCGGACGGACCTGGCCGCGGCCCGCGGTCTGTGCCGTTTGCTGGGAAGCACCGGTTCGTCGGTGCCCGTGGTCGCCGTGCTCACCGAAGGTGGGCTGGTAGCCGTGAACGCCGACTGGGGCCTGGACGACATCCTGCTGCCCGGGACCGGTCCCGCCGAACTCGATGCCCGCCTGCGTCTGCTGGTCGGGCGCAACGGCGGCGTGGCGAGCCCGGAGAACACCGGCAAGATCACCCTGGGTGAGCTGGTGATCGACGAGGGCACTTACACCGCGCGGCTGCGCGGTCGCCCACTCGATCTGACCTACAAGGAATTCGAGCTGCTCAAGTACCTCGCGCAGCACGCGGGCCGGGTCTTCACCCGCGCCCAGCTGCTGCAGGAGGTCTGGGGCTACGACTTCTTCGGCGGCACCCGCACCGTCGACGTGCACGTCCGGCGCCTGCGCGCCAAGCTCGGCAGCGAATACGAATCGCTGATCGGCACCGTGCGCAACGTCGGCTACAAGGCGGTGCGCCCGTCGCGTGCGGCCAGCAAGGGCGAGCAGGTGTTCCCGGACGAGGACATCGACGGCGACGACGCGCCGCTGAGTCCGGTCAAGAATTCCTTCCCGTAA